One genomic segment of bacterium includes these proteins:
- a CDS encoding exo-alpha-sialidase produces MKKRSIMLLALLLLLSAGSKFLFAQGETSDPRIWSVVKLDPRGSNKIDVPATNWIPAEPITRYFGNADATVGPNFRVKPGNTTQTELSIDVHPTNSDIVFGSSNASNWPFSSFYGTGVYWSLDGSVNWIGYDQPPFGSNSGDPVSVIGVDGRFYENYINNSYGQGVAVSTNNGVNWTTYTVAPNPGQLADKNHYMVDKTLTSPYVNRSYCAWTDFGGATDGEVVLRYSTNFGQTWSANINVSGTLTPLSDAFAQGNNIQTGPSGELYVTYAIYDANWTDGEDAIGFSKSTNGGTTWTHVRAYNQVNFGIRGNLSSKNGIRVSSFPSLAVDRSGGPRNGWIYITYPQRGVAPAGSDPDIVLIKSTDGGTTWSAPVRVNDDALNNGKDQYFPWCTVDQATGQLMIIFYDSRDVPNNQADVYMAASVNGGVTFENFKVSDQSHTPTPISGLAGGYAGDYIGVAALGDKAFPFWADNRLGSDHYQAWTASVEFGPPCPIDPPSNPSPANGATGLPLNGNTASWTNGAGATQIEVWFGTVGNLTQVYNGVPITSLSLAGLEPLTYNTTYAWQIKGKNDTCTVAGPIWTFTTMQDPNLNFWCDEFTNFNNWTVVGPLGTTNWSANNSSSAGGQLPN; encoded by the coding sequence ATGAAGAAGCGTTCCATAATGCTTCTTGCACTCTTATTGTTATTAAGTGCAGGCAGCAAGTTTCTATTTGCTCAGGGAGAGACAAGCGATCCACGGATATGGTCTGTGGTGAAACTGGATCCCAGAGGTTCTAATAAAATCGATGTACCAGCTACCAACTGGATTCCCGCAGAACCAATAACAAGATATTTTGGAAATGCAGATGCAACTGTAGGACCAAATTTTAGAGTTAAACCTGGAAATACAACACAAACTGAGCTTAGCATTGATGTTCATCCAACTAATTCAGACATAGTCTTTGGGTCATCAAATGCATCTAATTGGCCATTTTCATCTTTCTATGGAACCGGTGTCTACTGGTCATTGGATGGAAGTGTTAATTGGATCGGTTATGATCAACCTCCATTCGGCTCAAACTCAGGTGATCCGGTTTCTGTTATTGGCGTAGATGGTCGATTTTACGAAAACTATATTAATAATTCCTATGGCCAGGGAGTTGCTGTTTCCACAAATAATGGTGTAAACTGGACAACATATACAGTTGCACCAAATCCAGGACAGCTTGCAGACAAAAACCATTATATGGTAGACAAAACACTTACCAGTCCCTATGTCAATAGATCATATTGCGCCTGGACAGATTTTGGCGGAGCTACCGATGGAGAAGTAGTTTTAAGATATTCAACAAATTTCGGGCAGACCTGGTCAGCAAATATTAATGTATCCGGAACGCTTACTCCGCTTAGCGACGCTTTTGCACAAGGCAATAATATTCAAACCGGACCTAGTGGTGAACTTTATGTCACCTATGCAATTTATGATGCTAACTGGACTGATGGCGAAGATGCAATCGGTTTTTCCAAATCAACCAATGGTGGTACCACGTGGACTCACGTGCGTGCCTATAACCAGGTTAATTTTGGAATAAGAGGAAATCTTTCAAGTAAAAATGGAATAAGAGTTTCTTCATTCCCGTCACTGGCAGTTGACAGATCTGGTGGTCCTCGTAATGGATGGATTTATATAACTTATCCGCAAAGAGGTGTTGCACCTGCTGGCAGTGATCCGGATATCGTTTTAATCAAATCTACTGATGGCGGGACAACATGGTCTGCACCTGTTCGTGTGAACGACGATGCATTAAACAACGGTAAAGATCAATATTTCCCATGGTGTACTGTTGATCAGGCTACAGGTCAATTAATGATAATCTTCTACGACAGCCGTGATGTTCCCAATAATCAGGCGGATGTTTATATGGCTGCATCTGTTAACGGTGGAGTTACGTTCGAAAACTTTAAAGTCAGTGATCAGTCGCATACACCTACACCAATTAGTGGTTTAGCTGGTGGTTATGCTGGAGATTATATTGGTGTTGCAGCTCTCGGTGACAAAGCATTTCCGTTCTGGGCAGATAACAGGCTTGGTAGTGATCACTATCAGGCATGGACTGCATCAGTTGAGTTTGGTCCACCGTGTCCAATAGATCCTCCATCAAATCCAAGTCCTGCAAATGGAGCAACTGGTTTACCACTTAATGGTAACACTGCAAGCTGGACAAACGGTGCCGGTGCCACTCAGATCGAAGTATGGTTTGGAACAGTAGGAAATCTAACTCAGGTTTATAATGGTGTACCAATAACTTCACTCTCATTAGCAGGGCTTGAACCTCTGACTTATAACACAACTTATGCATGGCAGATTAAAGGAAAGAATGATACCTGTACCGTGGCAGGACCGATCTGGACATTTACCACAATGCAGGATCCTAATCTGAATTTCTGGTGTGATGAATTCACTAACTTTAATAACTGGACTGTTGTTGGCCCATTGGGAACAACAAACTGGTCAGCAAATAACTCTTCAAGTGCTGGTGGGCAGCTCCCGAATTAA
- a CDS encoding KH domain-containing protein, which translates to MKEFIEFIVKQLVDKPEKVMIEEISNDQKTFEIKVEVDKGDIGKVVGKKGKNVNALRTLLTAVAAKDKHRATLQILE; encoded by the coding sequence ATGAAAGAATTTATCGAATTTATTGTTAAACAGCTCGTCGATAAACCTGAAAAAGTAATGATTGAAGAAATAAGCAACGATCAGAAGACCTTTGAAATAAAAGTTGAAGTTGATAAAGGGGATATCGGTAAAGTTGTTGGCAAAAAGGGTAAGAACGTAAACGCACTACGAACGTTACTTACTGCAGTTGCTGCAAAAGATAAACACAGAGCAACTTTGCAAATCCTGGAGTAA
- a CDS encoding T9SS type A sorting domain-containing protein, protein MSWTPSFNGVSVIRSVAIPLLNNTLTNYSFNYYFDWYADPSGTVTVGITYDGGTTVTPLYNQVNATGNVGPQLMTGSFTTPASGASNAQLVITFNGNSFNNDNIYWDDMCLDWVVPVELTSFNAIANDDEVELNWTTATETNNRGFNVERMSSAGEFVQIGFIEGKGTTTETQTYSFVDTKLQAGNYTYRLKQVDFDGTYTYSSEVSVEVELPLEYTLEQNYPNPFNPTTTIKYAIAEDGFVKLAVYNMLGEEVATIVNNIQKAGRYEVSLDAGELSSGVYVYRIETANFKSAKKLMLMK, encoded by the coding sequence ATGAGCTGGACTCCTTCATTCAATGGAGTATCAGTGATTAGATCAGTTGCAATTCCATTGTTGAATAATACACTTACAAATTACTCTTTCAATTATTATTTTGATTGGTATGCTGATCCAAGCGGAACAGTAACTGTTGGAATTACATACGATGGAGGTACTACAGTTACTCCTCTTTATAATCAGGTAAATGCAACAGGAAATGTTGGTCCGCAATTAATGACAGGCAGTTTTACAACACCAGCGTCTGGTGCTTCAAACGCTCAATTGGTAATTACTTTTAACGGAAACTCATTTAATAATGATAATATTTACTGGGACGATATGTGTCTCGATTGGGTAGTTCCCGTAGAACTGACATCATTTAATGCAATAGCAAATGATGATGAAGTAGAATTAAACTGGACGACAGCAACAGAAACAAACAACCGTGGATTCAATGTTGAAAGAATGAGTTCAGCAGGCGAATTTGTTCAAATAGGATTCATTGAAGGAAAAGGTACTACAACTGAAACACAAACTTATTCATTTGTAGATACGAAGCTCCAGGCTGGAAACTATACTTACAGACTGAAACAGGTAGATTTCGACGGAACGTACACATATTCATCAGAAGTAAGTGTAGAAGTTGAATTACCGCTTGAGTATACATTAGAGCAGAACTATCCGAACCCATTCAATCCAACGACAACAATAAAGTATGCAATAGCAGAAGATGGATTCGTAAAGCTGGCAGTATACAATATGCTGGGAGAGGAAGTAGCAACGATAGTAAACAATATACAGAAAGCAGGAAGATACGAAGTTAGCCTCGATGCCGGTGAATTATCAAGCGGCGTTTATGTATACAGAATAGAAACCGCAAACTTCAAATCAGCAAAGAAACTTATGTTAATGAAGTAA
- a CDS encoding response regulator, translating to MIFCHKIILSFLLVSSFLLAQESNIQFEHLSSQDGLASNTVFSILQDNKGFIWFGTYDGLDRYDGYKFTHFQNIENDSTSISDNKIRTMCKDDDGNLWIGTWNDGLNKLDPITEKFTRYKHNPDDPTSLSSNNIISLRIDKTGNLWIGTNGGGLNQFDIKNQKFYHYKNDPDNPLSLSDNSIYSLYEDRNGTLWIGTNLGGLNRFNKESNTFTSFKRKPDDLNSISSNYITSIFEDKAGNLWIGTANGKLDKYDFRSGRFEHHSGSSDDFNINSFIWTIIEDVKGNLWIGTDSNGLVLYDRQKHQFFSYKQISSDPKSLSDNTIVSAYTDRSGILWLGTWNSGINKLSPFNKKFSTLVHNPDDPNSLSGNSIFPIYEDSYGDLWIGTDVNGLNRLEKGSNKIIRYLNLPNDPYSVSGNGINSICEDGTGNLWIGTNENGLNQFDRKNNKFIRFKNIPGDPASISKNAISRMFLDRKGNLWIGTGSGGLNKLQKNSTKFIHYIPDPDNPKSIMPQTVFAINEDRNGKIWVGSDGGGLSMLDENTQEFIHFKNEPGNFSSLSHNSVSVIHLDKSGNLWIGTSGGGLNKYIPAEKKFIRYKSKDGLPNDMICGILEDNHGNLWVSTYKGLSKFNPQTESFRNFGVEEGLQGNEFNNWAFFKRRNGIMYFGGTNGLSFFHPDSLGDNLVIPPIVITDFQLMHKPVQIGYDSAWGRTILSTSINETKQVDLNYDDNIISFEFSALDFNNPDRNQYAYFLEGFDKSWTHTNANRRVVTYTNLEPGEYNLRVRGSNNDGIWNEAGTSLKIIISPPWWSSWWSYVLYGFVLVIAFTISTRIYLNRQRLSTQLKLEREHAEKLEEVDKMKSNFYANISHEFRTPLMLILGPAEKLISKLKDDDGQKQIGLIKGNAKRLINLINQLLDLSRLEAGRLKLNAALGNISQFVKGLAMEFESVAEQRDITLKIILEKEDIEAYFDREKMEKIITNLLSNAFKFTPAGGRVTVVVKETILHQVEIVVRDSGIGIPKSELPKIFDRFYQVDGSITREHEGTGIGLALTKELVELHKGNIFVDSVEGHWTEVKISLPLGKEHLLETDIIEPSDYQLRKMDSLVDYLQTEEEEDESLSEHLIDKTIVLIVEDNPDVREYVKDALKADYHVEEAANGEQGLRKAEKIIPDLIVSDIMMPKMDGYEMTRQLRQDQRTSHIPIILLTAKSDKDSKLQGLGLGADDYLIKPFDSEELLARIKNLIETRKMLQEKFGSGTEVLQRPAKANISCFDEQFLSRVMMVIEEHLSEEQFSIEEFGKDVGMSRSQIHRKLKALTGKSTSVYLRTVRLAKAKQMIEQKKGNISDICYAVGFSSPAYFSRCFKEEFGYAPSEHTR from the coding sequence ATGATTTTCTGTCATAAAATAATTTTAAGCTTTTTATTAGTATCCAGCTTTTTACTTGCTCAAGAAAGCAATATCCAATTCGAGCATCTTTCCTCACAGGATGGATTAGCTTCCAACACAGTATTTAGTATCCTGCAGGATAACAAAGGGTTTATCTGGTTTGGTACTTACGACGGATTGGACAGGTATGACGGATACAAGTTTACCCACTTTCAAAACATTGAAAATGACAGTACAAGTATAAGCGACAATAAAATCCGGACAATGTGTAAAGATGATGACGGTAATCTGTGGATAGGTACCTGGAATGATGGATTGAATAAATTGGATCCTATTACTGAAAAATTCACTCGCTACAAGCACAATCCGGATGATCCAACAAGTCTAAGTAGCAATAATATAATTTCACTTCGCATCGATAAAACAGGCAATCTTTGGATCGGTACGAATGGTGGTGGATTAAATCAATTCGACATAAAAAATCAGAAATTTTATCATTACAAAAACGATCCTGACAATCCTTTAAGTTTAAGTGATAATTCTATTTACTCACTTTATGAAGATCGAAACGGTACTTTGTGGATCGGCACAAATCTGGGCGGACTGAACCGATTCAATAAAGAAAGCAATACTTTTACTTCTTTTAAACGTAAGCCGGATGATTTAAATAGTATCAGCAGTAACTATATCACATCTATTTTTGAAGATAAAGCAGGTAATTTATGGATTGGTACTGCAAACGGTAAACTTGATAAGTATGATTTTCGAAGCGGTAGATTTGAACACCATTCCGGTTCTTCAGATGATTTTAATATAAACAGCTTCATCTGGACTATAATTGAAGATGTGAAGGGAAATTTGTGGATAGGCACTGATAGTAACGGTTTAGTTTTATATGACAGACAGAAACACCAATTTTTTTCCTATAAACAAATTTCCAGTGATCCAAAATCTCTCAGTGATAATACTATTGTTTCTGCTTACACTGATAGAAGCGGAATTTTATGGCTGGGCACCTGGAACAGCGGTATTAATAAATTAAGTCCTTTCAACAAAAAATTCTCGACCTTAGTTCACAATCCTGATGACCCAAACAGCTTAAGTGGAAACAGCATCTTTCCAATTTATGAAGATAGTTATGGCGATCTTTGGATAGGAACAGATGTGAATGGACTAAATAGATTAGAAAAAGGGTCTAACAAGATTATAAGATATTTAAACTTACCGAACGATCCATATAGTGTGAGTGGCAATGGCATTAATTCTATTTGTGAGGATGGCACGGGAAATTTATGGATAGGTACAAATGAAAATGGGTTAAACCAATTTGACAGAAAGAACAACAAATTCATACGGTTTAAAAATATTCCGGGTGATCCTGCCAGTATAAGTAAAAATGCAATTTCGCGAATGTTCCTTGATCGTAAAGGTAATTTATGGATTGGTACTGGAAGTGGCGGGCTCAATAAACTTCAAAAAAATAGCACAAAGTTTATTCATTATATTCCTGATCCCGATAATCCTAAAAGTATCATGCCACAAACGGTTTTTGCAATTAATGAAGATAGAAATGGTAAAATATGGGTTGGAAGTGATGGCGGTGGTTTAAGTATGCTGGATGAGAACACGCAGGAGTTTATTCATTTCAAAAATGAACCCGGAAATTTCTCAAGCTTAAGCCACAATTCAGTTTCAGTAATTCATCTTGATAAAAGTGGAAACCTATGGATAGGTACAAGCGGCGGAGGTCTCAATAAATACATTCCTGCCGAGAAAAAATTTATTCGTTACAAATCTAAAGACGGTTTACCTAATGATATGATTTGTGGAATACTCGAGGATAATCATGGTAATTTATGGGTCAGTACATATAAGGGTCTAAGTAAATTTAATCCTCAAACTGAAAGCTTTAGAAATTTCGGTGTCGAAGAAGGATTGCAGGGAAATGAGTTTAATAACTGGGCATTCTTCAAGAGAAGAAATGGAATAATGTACTTTGGAGGTACTAACGGTTTAAGTTTCTTCCATCCTGATAGTCTGGGAGATAATCTAGTTATTCCGCCAATTGTAATTACAGACTTTCAACTTATGCATAAGCCGGTTCAAATCGGTTACGATTCTGCCTGGGGAAGAACGATCCTCAGTACATCCATAAATGAAACTAAGCAGGTTGATCTGAATTATGATGATAACATTATTTCTTTTGAATTTTCTGCTCTCGACTTTAATAATCCTGATAGAAATCAATATGCTTATTTTCTTGAAGGATTTGATAAATCGTGGACGCATACCAATGCAAACAGAAGAGTGGTTACTTATACAAATCTGGAACCGGGAGAATATAATCTCAGGGTAAGAGGTTCAAATAATGATGGTATCTGGAACGAAGCAGGAACTTCTCTCAAAATAATTATAAGCCCGCCCTGGTGGTCTTCGTGGTGGTCTTACGTACTTTATGGATTTGTATTGGTAATTGCATTTACAATCTCTACAAGAATTTATCTCAACCGTCAGAGATTAAGCACTCAACTTAAGCTCGAACGTGAGCACGCAGAGAAACTTGAAGAAGTTGATAAAATGAAATCAAACTTCTACGCAAATATCTCTCACGAGTTCCGTACACCATTAATGCTGATTCTGGGTCCCGCAGAAAAACTTATTTCAAAACTGAAAGATGATGACGGACAAAAGCAGATCGGATTGATAAAAGGCAATGCTAAACGTTTGATTAATCTTATTAACCAGCTGCTCGATCTTTCACGGCTTGAGGCAGGAAGGCTTAAGCTTAATGCAGCGCTTGGTAATATTTCGCAGTTTGTAAAAGGATTGGCAATGGAATTTGAATCCGTTGCCGAACAGAGAGACATAACACTTAAAATAATTTTAGAGAAAGAGGATATAGAAGCTTATTTCGACAGAGAAAAAATGGAAAAGATAATCACCAATCTCTTGTCGAATGCTTTTAAATTTACACCGGCAGGCGGAAGAGTTACTGTTGTAGTGAAAGAGACAATCCTTCATCAAGTTGAAATTGTTGTCAGAGATTCGGGAATTGGAATTCCAAAAAGCGAGCTACCAAAAATATTCGACAGGTTTTACCAGGTTGATGGGTCAATAACAAGAGAGCATGAAGGAACCGGAATCGGATTAGCATTAACTAAAGAACTTGTTGAGCTTCATAAAGGAAATATTTTTGTTGATAGTGTTGAAGGACACTGGACCGAAGTAAAAATTTCACTTCCACTTGGCAAAGAGCATCTTTTGGAAACCGATATTATTGAACCGTCAGACTATCAATTAAGGAAAATGGATTCACTTGTGGATTATCTTCAGACAGAAGAGGAAGAAGATGAATCTTTGAGTGAACATCTGATAGACAAAACCATCGTACTTATTGTTGAGGATAATCCAGATGTCAGGGAGTATGTTAAAGATGCATTGAAAGCGGATTATCACGTTGAAGAAGCAGCAAATGGCGAACAAGGGCTTAGAAAAGCAGAAAAAATTATTCCTGACTTAATAGTAAGTGACATCATGATGCCTAAAATGGATGGCTATGAGATGACAAGACAATTAAGACAGGATCAAAGGACAAGTCATATTCCCATAATTCTTTTAACTGCTAAATCAGATAAAGACAGCAAGCTCCAGGGTTTGGGTCTTGGTGCAGACGATTATCTTATCAAACCGTTCGATTCAGAAGAGCTTCTTGCCAGAATAAAAAATCTTATTGAAACAAGGAAAATGCTGCAGGAAAAATTTGGGAGCGGAACGGAAGTGTTGCAAAGACCCGCAAAAGCCAACATAAGCTGTTTCGATGAACAGTTTCTTAGCAGAGTTATGATGGTAATTGAAGAGCACCTCTCTGAAGAACAATTCAGCATAGAAGAATTTGGTAAGGACGTCGGTATGAGCAGGTCTCAAATTCATCGAAAATTGAAAGCCCTTACAGGTAAGTCAACAAGTGTATATTTAAGAACTGTAAGATTGGCAAAAGCAAAGCAAATGATTGAACAGAAAAAGGGGAATATTTCCGATATTTGCTATGCTGTTGGATTCTCTAGTCCTGCCTATTTCAGCCGTTGTTTTAAGGAAGAATTTGGATACGCCCCAAGCGAGCATACAAGATAA
- a CDS encoding M20/M25/M40 family metallo-hydrolase, producing MISKPGIEQIVYKGTDFAIVKNTALRAEDALLNGFKIVELNGSSIFKKEKRIWNFDKSQLSDSLIMQITSSVNQDSVRYVIQSLQNFQTRFLLADTRDAVAEWIKNRFLEIGMTDVVIDSFQYQGTWQKNVVATLPGIYEPQVYNIVGGHHDSYSSGNPMVFAPGADDNASGTAAVIEIARVIKANNYQPESTIKFITFAAEEYGLWGSVDYAQKALNSGMNIKIMINHDMISHTNYPATQSKVDINRYSGFEYLRDLAFYCVENYSILEPSNGGQNSSGSDSYSFWERGFPSVYFEENNFSPFYHSPADTIGNYSMEYCAEVIKSSCATLILNIVMPTMIQNYKLVDAGTGNSLLLSWSRNTAPDFYFYKIYIGNQSGVYDTVLTTTDTTFTVNGLMEGNLYYVGVSAFDTDGYESMIVERSATPLEFPTAPQGFTATPLWHQVKLFWNRNKDYDFYGYNLYRSDTEGQLGTKLNQDILFDSLYIDETASKGIYYYYTVKAVDSLLNESINNITLRSRVVSLDQGILIVDETSDGDGSIMNPTDTEVDDFYNGLLTHFNNKQYDMIEEGQISLADLGAFSTVIWHGNDFTHITSPFEYKNELIKYLDFGGKFLYTGYRPSKAFENITSLTSTFSSGDFIFDYLKIQETKGTLVALFNEAKSNASGYSNIFVDSMKTFSSNNYHLKYIEMIKSSADGTEIFNYGTNYDSTSPQGYLQGKPVGVEYIGNDFKAITLSFPLYYMNKNQARSLIQYILANKFDEIMPVDDFVNEIPSAYQLFQNYPNPFNPSTSIQYSIPEDGFVKLAVYNMLGEEVATIVNNIQKAGRYEVNFNASGLSSGVYVYRIETTNFTSSKKFMLMK from the coding sequence TTGATATCAAAACCGGGAATTGAACAGATAGTTTATAAAGGAACTGATTTCGCAATAGTCAAAAACACTGCCCTCAGAGCTGAAGACGCTTTACTTAATGGTTTTAAAATTGTCGAACTGAATGGAAGCAGTATTTTTAAAAAAGAGAAAAGAATCTGGAACTTTGATAAGTCTCAATTAAGTGATTCGCTAATTATGCAAATAACATCTTCTGTAAATCAGGATAGTGTAAGGTATGTAATTCAGAGTCTCCAAAATTTTCAAACCCGATTTCTCCTAGCTGATACCCGAGATGCTGTAGCCGAGTGGATAAAAAACAGGTTCTTGGAAATAGGTATGACAGATGTAGTGATTGATTCGTTTCAATATCAGGGAACGTGGCAGAAAAATGTTGTGGCTACTTTACCAGGCATTTATGAACCGCAAGTATACAACATTGTTGGAGGGCATCACGATTCTTACTCATCGGGCAATCCGATGGTTTTTGCACCCGGAGCTGATGATAATGCAAGTGGGACAGCAGCAGTGATTGAGATAGCCAGAGTCATTAAAGCAAATAATTATCAGCCGGAATCAACTATTAAGTTTATAACTTTTGCAGCAGAGGAATATGGTTTGTGGGGCAGTGTAGATTATGCTCAGAAAGCTTTAAACTCCGGAATGAATATTAAGATAATGATTAATCACGACATGATAAGCCACACAAATTATCCGGCCACACAAAGCAAGGTTGATATAAACCGATACAGTGGATTTGAATATCTGCGTGACCTTGCTTTTTATTGTGTTGAGAATTATTCAATACTCGAACCGAGCAATGGTGGTCAAAACAGTTCTGGTTCAGACAGTTATTCATTCTGGGAACGTGGATTTCCGTCAGTATATTTTGAAGAAAATAATTTTAGTCCATTCTATCACTCACCGGCTGACACAATCGGGAACTACAGTATGGAATATTGTGCCGAGGTGATCAAATCTTCCTGTGCCACTTTAATTCTAAATATTGTTATGCCGACAATGATTCAGAATTATAAACTTGTAGATGCAGGAACCGGCAATTCACTTCTTCTTTCGTGGAGTCGGAATACCGCCCCTGATTTTTATTTTTACAAAATTTATATTGGTAATCAATCCGGGGTTTACGATACCGTACTGACCACTACTGATACTACTTTTACTGTAAATGGTTTAATGGAAGGAAATCTTTATTATGTTGGTGTTTCAGCTTTTGACACTGACGGTTATGAAAGTATGATTGTTGAAAGGTCAGCAACACCATTGGAGTTTCCCACTGCTCCACAGGGCTTTACTGCCACTCCTCTCTGGCATCAGGTTAAACTCTTCTGGAATAGGAATAAAGATTACGATTTTTATGGATATAATCTATACCGTTCAGACACTGAAGGTCAGCTTGGAACTAAACTAAATCAAGATATTCTATTTGATTCATTATATATAGATGAAACTGCGTCGAAGGGAATTTATTATTACTATACTGTTAAAGCAGTAGATAGTTTGTTGAATGAAAGTATCAATAACATAACATTACGATCTCGAGTAGTTTCGTTGGATCAGGGAATTTTAATAGTTGATGAGACTTCCGATGGAGATGGCTCAATTATGAATCCAACAGATACTGAAGTTGATGATTTTTACAATGGACTTTTAACTCATTTTAATAATAAGCAGTATGATATGATTGAAGAAGGCCAGATTAGTCTGGCAGACCTCGGTGCTTTCTCTACTGTTATCTGGCATGGTAATGATTTTACACATATAACATCTCCGTTTGAGTATAAAAATGAATTGATTAAGTACCTCGACTTCGGTGGAAAATTTCTTTATACAGGTTATAGACCATCAAAAGCATTCGAAAATATTACCAGTCTTACCAGTACTTTTAGCAGTGGTGATTTTATTTTCGATTACCTAAAAATTCAAGAAACAAAAGGAACTCTGGTTGCGTTATTTAATGAAGCAAAAAGCAATGCATCCGGGTATAGTAATATTTTTGTGGATTCAATGAAGACATTTTCATCAAATAATTATCATTTAAAATATATTGAGATGATCAAATCATCAGCTGATGGCACTGAAATTTTTAATTACGGAACAAACTACGATTCAACATCACCGCAAGGATATTTACAAGGTAAACCAGTTGGAGTAGAATATATCGGGAATGATTTCAAAGCCATTACTCTTAGTTTCCCGCTTTATTATATGAATAAAAATCAGGCGAGATCACTAATCCAATATATCTTAGCAAATAAATTTGATGAAATAATGCCAGTTGATGATTTTGTAAATGAAATTCCATCTGCATACCAGTTGTTCCAGAATTATCCAAATCCCTTTAATCCAAGTACAAGTATACAGTATTCTATACCAGAAGACGGATTTGTGAAGCTGGCAGTATACAATATGCTTGGAGAAGAAGTAGCAACGATAGTGAACAATATACAGAAAGCAGGAAGATACGAAGTTAACTTCAATGCATCAGGATTATCTAGCGGAGTATATGTATACAGGATAGAAACGACGAATTTCACATCATCAAAGAAGTTTATGTTAATGAAGTAA